The following are from one region of the Deltaproteobacteria bacterium genome:
- a CDS encoding efflux RND transporter periplasmic adaptor subunit gives MQLNRTTHKPPGWTMVLVALIGGLLLTDCNRRQQSPPPPRVPEVGIVTIKPQRVVLTTELPGRTSAFRVAEIRPQVSGLIQKRLFTEGSYVKAGQILYQIDPAEFQAALDNAKASLARAKASLPAIRLRVKRYRKLLAGKAVSKQDYDDAVAALKQARAEIEYWRAQLKTARIRLGYTKITAPISGWIGKSNVTEGAIVTAYQPTPLATIQQLDPIYVDVPQSTAELLSLKRGLEEGPIYSDGKTSLTVRLILEDGTPYPLEGTLRFRDVSVDPTTGSVILRMVFPNSKGVLLPKMFVRAVITEGVKEDAILVPQQGVNRTPKGLPYVLIVNKGGKVERRMLELDRAIGDKWLVTSGLAPGDRVIVEGLQFVRPGMPVKATPFNPKKGRMQPQTAPKERQGGGA, from the coding sequence ATGCAGCTCAACCGAACAACTCATAAGCCCCCTGGATGGACTATGGTTTTGGTAGCACTGATAGGCGGGCTTTTGTTGACAGATTGCAATCGCCGGCAGCAATCCCCGCCGCCACCCCGCGTGCCTGAAGTCGGCATAGTGACGATCAAACCCCAAAGGGTCGTGCTGACCACTGAATTGCCTGGCCGCACGAGCGCCTTCCGTGTGGCAGAGATCCGGCCTCAGGTCAGCGGCCTCATACAGAAACGATTGTTTACCGAAGGTTCCTACGTCAAGGCCGGTCAGATACTCTACCAGATCGATCCTGCCGAATTCCAGGCGGCACTTGACAATGCAAAGGCCTCCCTCGCCAGGGCAAAGGCGAGTCTGCCTGCCATCAGGTTGAGAGTCAAGCGCTACAGAAAATTGCTCGCAGGCAAAGCGGTGAGCAAGCAGGACTACGACGATGCGGTTGCCGCGCTGAAACAGGCCAGAGCCGAAATCGAGTATTGGAGAGCACAGCTAAAGACAGCGCGTATCAGATTAGGATACACCAAAATTACCGCACCCATCTCCGGCTGGATCGGTAAATCCAACGTAACTGAGGGCGCTATTGTAACCGCCTATCAACCCACGCCTCTTGCCACCATCCAACAACTGGACCCCATCTATGTGGATGTGCCCCAATCCACCGCAGAACTCTTGAGCTTAAAACGGGGATTAGAAGAAGGGCCAATCTATAGTGATGGTAAAACCAGTCTCACGGTCAGGCTGATTCTAGAAGACGGCACTCCTTATCCGTTGGAGGGCACATTACGGTTCCGTGACGTATCTGTCGATCCGACAACGGGATCTGTAATCCTGCGAATGGTGTTTCCAAATTCAAAAGGTGTCCTCCTCCCCAAAATGTTCGTCAGGGCAGTTATTACGGAGGGAGTCAAAGAAGATGCGATTCTTGTGCCTCAGCAAGGTGTAAACCGCACACCCAAGGGTCTACCCTATGTGCTGATTGTCAATAAGGGGGGAAAAGTCGAAAGGCGAATGTTGGAGTTGGACCGGGCCATTGGCGACAAGTGGCTGGTTACCTCGGGGCTTGCCCCGGGCGATCGGGTGATTGTCGAGGGGCTCCAGTTCGTGCGGCCCGGAATGCCGGTAAAGGCGACTCCATTTAATCCGAAAAAAGGTAGGATGCAGCCTCAAACTGCGCCAAAGGAGCGGCAGGGAGGAGGTGCCTGA